One stretch of Streptomyces sp. 135 DNA includes these proteins:
- a CDS encoding AAA family ATPase, which produces MAPDPRSPQTPRTSPTRLPALATALRGLPPSCGPVRLVAVDGHAGSGKSTFARRLAEALGGAPVLRLDDIASHDQLFGWTERLRRQVLAPLSRGETARYAPYDWTERRFGPAERTLPPAPVVIVEGVGAGRRALRGHLAAVLWMDVPRAAAWQRGRRRDGAVQRDFWDGWEPAELRHFTDDPSRPFADLLVRQCPEGYEVLRGPSGAPVGTQAVTQGDGSSAVR; this is translated from the coding sequence ATGGCCCCTGACCCGCGTTCCCCGCAGACCCCGCGCACCTCGCCCACCCGGCTGCCCGCTCTCGCGACCGCCCTGCGCGGCCTGCCGCCCTCGTGCGGCCCCGTCCGGCTGGTCGCCGTGGACGGGCACGCGGGCTCGGGGAAGTCGACGTTCGCGCGGCGCCTCGCCGAGGCGCTCGGCGGCGCGCCGGTCCTGCGGCTCGACGACATCGCGAGCCACGATCAGCTGTTCGGCTGGACCGAGCGCCTGCGGCGGCAGGTCCTCGCCCCGCTTTCCCGCGGCGAGACGGCGCGCTACGCCCCGTACGACTGGACCGAGCGCCGCTTCGGCCCCGCCGAGCGGACCCTGCCGCCGGCGCCCGTGGTGATCGTCGAGGGCGTCGGCGCGGGGCGCCGGGCGCTGCGCGGACACCTCGCCGCCGTGCTGTGGATGGACGTGCCGCGCGCGGCGGCGTGGCAGCGGGGGCGCCGCAGGGACGGCGCGGTCCAGCGGGACTTCTGGGACGGGTGGGAGCCGGCGGAACTGCGGCACTTCACCGATGACCCTTCCCGGCCCTTCGCCGACCTCTTGGTACGACAGTGTCCAGAGGGATACGAGGTGCTGCGGGGGCCCAGTGGGGCGCCAGTCGGAACCCAAGCCGTCACGCAGGGTGATGGGTCGTCGGCGGTCCGCTGA
- a CDS encoding AAA family ATPase has protein sequence MDFDAVGSPAPADLAWLRGVDAYTMGAYPQAEEEFRTAVRMDPGMADGWLGLHALRVDTTTALLRMFQHRSRFGEQRARHARTLNSWYWLGWWVQPVLESSRDLLLAHASHWLDGRHVPELDRALAGLPPVDADPQVRFLHACRAYLVKDWEQLVRHTDPLIDDPMLGIEAGLFGGMARVRLEMYGQAEPLLSAALMRCRSEQPQRKELRYWLARAHEGTGRSAAALPLYRAVHRVDAAFMDTSARLAAIAEGDGYDEAADLAAAISLAGGGQDALEGPDGIDVLFGTEGRDVKVTGLEPPPGGPPPAQSGSAEADAVREKAVIPIKPGPAQLPPGPTDPALLAAALAELEGMVGLEPVKRQVKALSAQLNMARLRTAQGLPVQPPKRHFVFSGPSGTGKTTVARILGRVFYALGLLGGDHLVEAQRADLVGEYLGQTAVKANELIDSAIGGVLFVDEAYSLSNSGYGKGDAYGDEALQVLLKRAEDNRDHLVVILAGYPEGMDRLLAANPGLSSRFTTRVDFPSYRPLELTAIGEVLAAENGDVWDEEAVEELRSISGHVVDQGWIDELGNGRFLRTLYEKSCAYRDLRLSGYPGEPDRDDLSTLRLPDLMQAYGEVLSGRGPQDTPGC, from the coding sequence ATGGACTTCGACGCGGTGGGCTCACCCGCACCGGCCGACCTCGCCTGGCTGAGGGGCGTCGACGCCTACACGATGGGCGCCTATCCGCAGGCCGAGGAGGAGTTCCGTACCGCGGTGCGGATGGATCCCGGCATGGCGGACGGCTGGCTCGGGCTGCACGCGCTGCGCGTCGACACGACGACGGCGCTGCTGCGGATGTTCCAGCACCGGTCCCGGTTCGGGGAGCAGCGGGCACGGCACGCGCGCACCCTCAACTCCTGGTACTGGCTGGGCTGGTGGGTCCAGCCCGTCCTGGAGAGCTCGCGCGACCTGCTGCTCGCCCACGCCTCGCACTGGCTCGACGGCCGCCACGTCCCCGAGCTCGACCGGGCGCTCGCCGGACTGCCGCCCGTCGACGCGGACCCGCAGGTGCGCTTCCTGCACGCCTGCCGCGCCTACCTGGTCAAGGACTGGGAGCAGCTGGTGCGGCACACCGACCCGCTCATCGACGACCCGATGCTGGGCATCGAGGCGGGGCTCTTCGGCGGCATGGCCCGGGTGCGCCTGGAGATGTACGGCCAGGCCGAGCCGCTGCTGTCCGCCGCCCTGATGCGGTGCCGCAGCGAGCAGCCCCAGCGCAAGGAACTGCGGTACTGGCTGGCCCGCGCGCACGAGGGCACCGGACGCTCGGCGGCGGCCCTGCCCCTGTACCGCGCGGTGCACCGGGTCGACGCCGCCTTCATGGACACCTCGGCACGGCTCGCGGCGATCGCCGAGGGCGACGGCTACGACGAGGCGGCCGACCTCGCCGCCGCGATCAGCCTGGCGGGCGGCGGCCAGGACGCGCTGGAGGGGCCCGACGGCATCGACGTCCTCTTCGGCACCGAGGGCCGTGACGTGAAGGTCACCGGCCTAGAGCCGCCGCCGGGCGGGCCGCCCCCCGCGCAGAGTGGTTCCGCCGAGGCCGACGCCGTCCGCGAGAAGGCGGTCATCCCCATCAAGCCGGGGCCCGCACAGCTGCCGCCGGGGCCCACCGACCCCGCGCTCCTGGCGGCCGCGCTCGCCGAACTGGAGGGCATGGTCGGCCTGGAGCCGGTGAAACGCCAGGTCAAGGCGCTCTCCGCGCAGCTGAACATGGCACGCCTGCGGACCGCGCAGGGCCTGCCCGTACAGCCGCCGAAACGACACTTCGTCTTCTCGGGCCCCTCGGGCACCGGCAAGACCACCGTGGCCCGCATCCTCGGCCGCGTCTTCTACGCCCTCGGGCTGCTCGGCGGCGACCATCTGGTGGAGGCGCAGCGCGCCGACCTCGTCGGCGAGTACCTCGGCCAGACCGCCGTGAAGGCCAACGAACTGATCGACTCGGCCATCGGCGGCGTCCTCTTCGTCGACGAGGCGTACTCCCTCTCCAACTCCGGCTACGGCAAGGGCGACGCGTACGGCGACGAGGCGCTCCAGGTGCTTCTGAAACGGGCCGAGGACAACCGCGACCACCTCGTGGTGATCCTCGCCGGCTACCCCGAGGGCATGGACCGGCTGCTCGCCGCCAACCCCGGCCTGTCCTCGCGGTTCACGACGCGGGTCGACTTCCCCTCGTACCGCCCCCTGGAGCTGACGGCGATCGGCGAGGTGCTGGCCGCCGAGAACGGCGACGTGTGGGACGAGGAGGCCGTGGAGGAGCTGCGCTCCATCAGCGGGCACGTCGTCGACCAGGGCTGGATCGACGAGCTGGGCAACGGCCGCTTCCTGCGCACGCTCTACGAGAAGAGCTGCGCCTACCGCGACCTGCGGCTCTCCGGCTATCCGGGCGAGCCGGACCGCGACGACCTGTCGACGCTGCGGCTCCCGGACCTGATGCAGGCGTACGGAGAGGTGCTCTCGGGGCGCGGGCCGCAGGACACGCCGGGCTGCTGA
- a CDS encoding hemolysin family protein, whose translation MSLLQLLFAVLLVLANGFFVGAEFALVSVRRSQIEPLDTKRARQVLYGLEHLPQMMAAAQFGITVCSLTLGAVAEPTVAHLLEPLFHAAHLPEGVIHPLGYVIALAVVVFLHLVIGEMVPKNLAMAAPEKTALWFSPGLVAFARLCRPVTVALGACARVVLKLFGVEPKDEVEAVFTSEQLNRLVEDSGQAGLLDPEEQERLEDALELGSRPVTDVLLDPASLVTVDASVTPAQVVELTGRTGYSRFPVRAENGAFMGYLHVKDVLDLEETERAVPQQVWRPMTTLRAELPLDDALTVMRRAATHLAQIADASGRVLGLVALEDVLELLVGEVRDPAHRVAVPRRPQEATGGRGNLDGALVG comes from the coding sequence ATGAGTCTGCTCCAGCTCCTCTTCGCCGTCCTGCTGGTGCTCGCCAACGGCTTCTTCGTCGGCGCCGAGTTCGCGCTCGTCTCCGTACGCCGCAGCCAGATCGAGCCCCTGGACACCAAGCGGGCCCGCCAGGTCCTCTACGGCCTCGAACACCTGCCGCAGATGATGGCGGCCGCCCAGTTCGGCATCACCGTCTGCTCGCTGACGCTCGGCGCCGTCGCCGAGCCGACCGTGGCGCACCTCCTGGAGCCGCTCTTCCACGCGGCCCACCTGCCCGAGGGCGTGATCCACCCCCTCGGCTATGTGATCGCCCTCGCCGTCGTCGTCTTCCTGCACCTCGTCATCGGCGAGATGGTCCCGAAGAACCTCGCGATGGCGGCGCCCGAGAAGACCGCGCTCTGGTTCAGCCCCGGCCTGGTCGCCTTCGCGCGGCTGTGCCGGCCCGTGACGGTGGCGCTCGGGGCGTGCGCGCGCGTCGTCCTGAAGCTCTTCGGGGTGGAGCCCAAGGACGAGGTCGAGGCGGTCTTCACCAGCGAACAGCTCAACCGCCTCGTGGAGGACTCCGGCCAGGCGGGCCTGCTCGACCCCGAGGAGCAGGAGCGCCTGGAGGACGCCCTGGAGCTGGGGTCCCGCCCGGTGACGGACGTGCTCCTCGACCCCGCCTCGCTGGTCACGGTGGACGCCTCGGTCACCCCGGCCCAGGTGGTCGAGCTGACCGGCCGCACCGGCTACTCCCGCTTCCCGGTCCGCGCGGAGAACGGCGCCTTCATGGGCTACCTCCACGTCAAGGACGTACTGGATCTGGAGGAGACCGAGCGGGCCGTGCCCCAGCAGGTCTGGCGCCCGATGACGACACTGCGGGCGGAGCTGCCGCTCGACGACGCGCTGACCGTGATGCGGCGCGCCGCGACCCATCTGGCGCAGATCGCCGACGCCTCGGGCAGGGTGCTCGGCCTGGTCGCCCTGGAGGACGTCCTCGAACTCCTCGTCGGCGAGGTCCGCGACCCGGCCCACCGCGTGGCGGTGCCCCGCAGGCCGCAGGAGGCCACGGGCGGGCGCGGCAATCTGGACGGCGCACTCGTCGGGTGA